ACAGAGAAACTTCTGGAAAGGGTTGCCACTGTCTCCAATTCCTACTTCAGATTTTTTCTTAACCCAGTACATGCTGGCTTCCATCCTAACTATGCCACAGAACTGCCCTGGTCAAGGTCACCAGCTGACTTTTTATATCAGCAAACCCGCAGTCATTTCTCTGTTCTCATCTCATGTGACCTCTCAGCTGCCTTCAACACAGACAGCCACATCCTTCTTGAGacggtgtctttttttttaagtttgaagagcatttttttttcattattattattttttaatcctcacccaaggatattttttccattggtttttagagagtgtggaagagagagggaaagacagaaacattaatgtgagagaaacacatcaactggttgcctcctggatgcaccccgaccagggcctgggtcagggaggagcctgcaaccgaggtacgtgcccttgaccagaatcgaacccaggactcttcggtccacaggccaacgctctatccactgacccaaactggccagggcgaaacCGTGTCTTATCTCAGGTTCCATGACACTACCCTCCCGgggtttcttcctctctctggccGCTTCTCAGACTCTGCTGGTTCTCCTCCTTTGCTCCACTTCTCGGTGTCCAAGGGCCTCACTCATGGGGCTCTTTTTTCCACTGGTGTCTCATCCAGTCCTATAGCTTTAAATACCATCCACATAGCAATGACTCCTGACTTTATTGGCCCTGGCCTAGCCCGAGTTTGTCTACTACGTCCAGCCATCTATTTGTGGAACtcactttttattattatctatctGCTTGTTTAGTATTAGAtttcaaatttaattattaatatgCATGCCTCCCAACCTATTTCTTCCCTGATTATCCCCATCTTAGCAAATGGCATCATTCTTCCCAAAGATGCCCAACTTAAAAATCTAGAAGTCATTTCTGATTCCTCCCTTTCCCCTATCCTACACAGCCAACCAACAAGCAAGCCATATCTTCAAGCCACATGCTTACTGCTCTCCACCTCAGCTGCCAACCTCTCTAGACCAACTCACCCTTATGTCTTGCCTCCTGGCCTGTCACATGGAAGGGCATTCCAAGTCAGGGAACAACATGCGCAAAGTCCAGAAGAGGAACATTGGTGGGGAAGGGGAGTCAGCCCAACACGTGTGGAGAATTCATAAGGATGTGCAGGGAAAGGAGGTTGAGACCATGAAAGCctggaagccaggcagagaaCAATGGAATAATGaagatggcgggggggggggggtgcgcttAGCTTGGCAACACAGGTGGGACAGAGTAGGGGGTAGGAGAGTTTGGAATGGGGAAAGATGTAGACTGGGTTTGAGATTCCAATGTCAAGGTGCTGAGGTAGGGGGTACGGTAGGGCTGGAAAAAAAGAACagtgcccggccagcgtggctcagtggttgagtgttgactatgatccaggtcacagttcgattcccagtcagggcacgtgcctgggttgcgggctcgatccccagtgtggggcttgcaggaggcagccaatcaatgattctctctcatcattgatgtttctatctctctcttcctctcctttcctctctgaaagcaaccaaaagagaaaagaagaacagAAACTAGAAGCATTTTGAGAAAAATGGTCCGCGCATGAAGATATGGAGGGGAAGGACAGGAAAAAATCCAAGGTGAAGAAGAGTGAGAAGGTGGGCTGGTGGTTTGGTGGGAGACTCTGCCTGGGTTCTGGGAGCGGAAGGAGTCTCCCTGGGGTCCCGTGCCTGGATCCCAGAGAAAGTCCAAGTCTGGGGGCTGAGAGAACCGAACCCTGAGGACTTTCCCGAACTGGCTTCTGGGGTTCTGAGGCTgaaggcagggatgggggtggtCAAAGTTTTGAGGGGCCCCTTTTCCAGGAGGCCAGCGCTGTGGGGGTCAGGGAAAAGCACAGAGGTGGAGATAGCGTCTTACCTGCTTGTGCTCCATCCTGTCCAGGCTGTGGGTGAACTGTAAAACACAGGAAGGGTTGGTGcgacctgccctgcccctcacccctcctccccggGCACGGCTCACCCGTCACCCACCTTCATAGTGGGCTGCAACCACTCTGCGAGCCCGTGTTTTCCGGCCTTTAGATGCTGAGAATCAAGGAAAGACAGGTGGGCGAAGCAGCCCCCACATATCTGGGGGCCAGGAGCGactcccccagccccagtcccttCTAAGAACCCTGGCATCCTCATTTTTGTCCAGATTTCTGGCCTCAGAACCTCATGCCTTATCTTCCTACATAAGCAGAGCGActatataatttatcatccaaattGGGTGCTTCTGAGAGCAGAAAGGGTGCTATTATTAATCACACTGAGCTAACAGGTGTAAGCCAGGACAGTCCCCCCGCAAACCTGGATATACGGTCACATGGTTATCCCATTCATAAGTTTTTGCTTGCTGGGGCCTAGGCTTCTGACTTCCCCACTTTGTCTCTACATCGTGACTCTGACCCTCCTCCCCCTTTATTCTCCGTGTCTCCGTTTCTCCATTCATAAAGAGGATAATGGTTTTTGCTCTGCCCACTCATACGGCTGTTATGATGAACAAAAGCAATAATGAATTCAGAAGCCACTAAGGTTGGGATAAAGAGATGCTCACCACTTCGGCGAGGCCGAACCAGCTGATTCAGGAAAGGCACAGGGTCCTGGCCCTCCTCCGACTGGGGACTCAGTTCCTGGGGGAAGTGAGGGCAGGGCTGACTCAGAGCCTTGCCAGGGATTCCCAGAGACAAAAACTGAGATCGACAGAGGCCGTTCGGAGAGGCACAGACGGGCACAGGAGTCTTAGGGAGGGACGGAGCTCTCAGCCAACAGTGGCTGAGGCCAAGGGGAGGCAAGTTTCTGGGGTCAGGTCTCAGCCCTCACGCCTCTCAGAGACCAGCCACACTTCCCCAACCCCACAACCAAGTGCAGACCCTGCAAGCGATGGGCCCATTGCACACATGCCCACACTCAGAATACACGGTGGGTAAGCACCCTACACAGACAACCAGCATCCCTCCTCCACCGTATCTCACACTCCCACTTCACGGTCAGCCAATAGCACGTTCACTCCGCTGACACAAACCCAGCACCACACAGCTGTCACCCTCTCTTGCCCATAGACCTACGAACGGGCGACACAGCCAGGGCACTCCCTGCACCCTCAGCTCACACACACTTCCCATGCCCAGCAGCCTGCCatcagcacccacagccactcaCCAGAGGGTCCTGGTCCTCTTCTGCTACCAGCTCCCCCTGGGCAGGCTCCTGCTGGGAAGGAGGTAGGGTCACCCTGTCCTCCTCCACCTGACAGCTCGCCCTCCACCCATCTCCCTGGCCCCTTGTCCTCAGCCCACGCAGCCTCATAAACTGCTCTGCAGATTTTGCTCCTCATCGCCCCGGGAGGGGTGTGCAGCAGGGCCTCACCTGAGCAGATGACGatgcccggccccccaggctgACCACGGCCAGCAGGAGGCCAAGGCAGGCCagcgccaggcccaggcccagcatgAGTGGGGCCAGCAGGGCGGTGCCCGGCTCCCCCGTGCGCCCCCTCTGCCTCAGGCTCCGACGGGCAGccatgggggcgggggctgtTCCTGCCTCACCGCCCCCCCATCCCGGGACCCGAGGGatcgggggagggggagccggcGGGAGGAtcgggctggggagagggaggggcaagGGAAACCAGGCGGGAGGGCGGGGATGAGGACAGGAAGCCGGACACTGTTTGTGTGGTTGCCTCGAGCTGCTCACGGAGCGGACTGCGCTCTGCTCAGCACAGAGCGATTCCCTGCGAACGGGCGCACTCCGCCTGGGCGCCTAGAAGCAGGGCGAGGTTTGTGAGTGTGCAGCCGTCCGAGATGGGTGTGCAGCCCATGGCTCTCCTGGCCGAGGGCAGAGGGAGTGAATGAAGGCAGAAATGAGCAGAAACGCCACCCAGGTCCGGGTGAGGGTGGTCATGCTACCAGACACCTGCCCTGCCTGTTCCCGGGCCGGGGGCCTGGCCGGAGCGGGGCTGCCTAGGGCCAGCCAGTACTGTGCGGGCTCTTGACTTCCTGCAGGAAAGATTTAACAACACACGGTCAGGTGATGATGAGGATAGCAAGGACAGGCAACCAGAGAGCCTTAGGCTGAGCTGCTTCGGTTCTCTGAGAAGGTTCTAGAGAGAAGTGAGCGGGGcggggctgctttagctcactgggaagtcagagaaaaggggggctTGGAGACAGGGTCAGGGGGTGAGCCCCagaccagctgctgctgctgcccttggcttcctggttgcaagtctcctggggaccaTTAGAGTTTAGGGCGCACAGgcctgtggggggaaaaagagggaggagggaaaggcggggagggggggtataTTCTAAATTAGAGTAAGGGGGTATATTCTAAGATCTCACTGCTGAAGCAGCTTACCCAGTGCACTGACAGGACACCTCTACCCCTGAGAGCTCCCTGtttgaacttggctctgaatCTTTGCAAGTTCCTTGCTAAGGCAGGCTGAAATTTCTAGAACAtccatttgaataaaaatatatgtatataatggaacagtttaattaaaatgtatgtattcAAATAGAACAtagctattattttatttggcAAATCTTCCCATGTAGACTTTCCAAATGCTTCTAATTTCAAGTATATCAAAATAGGCCTAATTAGTTCAAAAACTTCTTTTATAAGGAGAGAGAACAAATCCTTGAGGCGTTCCAGGGGTCTATTGGAATAACTCAAAGTCACTTTGTTAGGGGcggaaatagaatattggggaccagctataactgtaagaaacattaatcatgctctgttaaccgtgctTGTTTTGTTCTGCACATTCTAACCAGGCTGGGAGTGGCGCTTGGGACCTGGAAGCTCAACAGGGACCTGGGAGTTCTACATCCTCTACACCCCGGAGCTGCCTATTGTcgtggaaagattaacaaccttgttgcagaaacctgAGGCACCAGCCTTTTACGTACTCCCAGGcatttgcagacccccagcccgcATTGCCTGTAAACTGTCcattttgcatacccattcttttccttttttgcctacttccccaagTAATCTCTGTGACAGGTGAAGTagggtagcaatcatctcaggtagaaactgtagtttaaccctgctgtttggcttaccaatagaaaagttattttgattttctgaattacatAAATCATCCCATtagattgaatgccttattgattgtaaagtgaatatcccattgattgtgatcttactggttttagaaagcacattcctctgtacctgggaaccaggacagcacaattatcccaagacccgagggttccagataatgtgtccctgtcaactcagtggtccgaAGACCCAAAGCTATAATTAATCTATGTAGATAACTAATTGGCTCCATCtcgcttctgtaactgctttgtgcaaaccagggtcctcattcaaaccctgggatgtaatcaatacctctATGCTCTTTGCCtgtataaatctggtgttggggctggggagggcactgcgagatttgggagagcaaaaggccccctcgtagtcccggattgcaataaatgtgactctttaattcgacttcttgaggcgtccttctgtgattcgtggggtacattacaacacaggcagcccagacccattgattgtccagttacaTTATTATTCCCTCAGTCAACATGGTGAGGACCAATGAACTTGTTTCAATTTctcggttaaaaaaaaaagtctcttaaaatttaaacttcGGGAAGGTTGTCAAACAAACTTAACCAAAAGATCGTAACATAAACTTCTTGTAAGTCCAGGTAAAACACATTTTATGGTAATAACTCTAAAATACATCAATCAAACTTAAaccagttttttttaatatattttattgatttcagagagggagggagagagagatagaaacatcaatgatgagtgagaatcattgatcggctgcctcccacacactcctcactggggaccgagcccgcaacctgggcatgtgcccttgaccagaatcaaacccgggacccttcagtccgcaggctgacactctatccactgagccaaaccagctatggttTAAACCGGTTCTAATATCAATTATTTTGCCCAGACCACAGGGTCCTGCTTAATTTATATACGTATTTAATCTCTTtaggccaataaaatattataccctacccctagccggtgtggcccagttaGTAGTAGAGTCATCACAAAGGTCAtggttttgattcccagtaaggacacatacttaggttgggggtttgatccccagccccagtcgagGCATGCAACTgatcaatcattgatgtttctctctctcttttcttctctccaaatatcaatgaaaatgtcctcaggtgaggaacaCCCTAGTTGTGCCATCTAGAGGCAAAAAACACACCACATATCATACACAGACAAACACATATCACATAAAGACCATACACATAATCCAAATGACCGATTTTTATAGAGAAGGCacaagatttttttcatttgctttcgATAACTTTGATGaaggctggaagaggaggggaatATCTGGCAGGGGCAACTTCAGCCGctgaaggttttattattattatttttttttatattttattgattttttacagagaggaagggagagagatagttagaaacatcgatgagagagaaacgtcgaccagctgcctcctgcacacctcctactgtagctgcctcctgcacacctcctactggggatgtgcccgcaaaccaaggcacatgcccttaaccggaatcgaacctgggacctttcagtccgcaggccgacgctctatccactgagccaaaccggtttcggccgccGAAGGTTTTAaagtggcattttttttctttagttaccGCAGCCTTGTTTACATTCCTGATCACCCAGCTGGAAGGCCTGTTGAGCCCAACGATAGACTTCAAAAAGGCCGTAAATGAGTGGTAGAAACGAAGGACATCTCGGCTCCAATCCGAGGGATTACAGGGCTGCTTGCCTCCCTAGAAATGTTATAGGAAGAAGTGACTGCTTCACTGCCCCCTCTAATCCTGGACCTctgggattgggggtgggggtgccgggCTGCAGAAGGAGGGGCAAGAGAAAccacccagggcagggaggaggacagGAAGCTGGACTCTGGGTGATTCAACTCAGAGCCCATAGAGGAGTCCCCGGGAAGAGGCACACACCGCCTGGGCCGGGCGTGTAAAAGCAGGGGTgatgtttgtgtgagtgtgtagCCAATGGCTCTCCAGGCGGATGGCCAGAGGGAGTGAAGGCTGAAATGAGCAGAAACTCCACCCAGGTCCCTGTCCAGATGGCCATGCCGCGAGACCCCTGCAACTCCTGCCCAAGCGGATGGTTAATTTAGGGCTCCCAGACCGAGGTGACCAGGCAGTGTGTGGCTGGTCTTATTGACGGGGcggaaatagaatattggggaccagctatcaTGGTAAGAAATATTAGTCATGCTCTGTTAgccgtgattgttttgttctgattaaagacggcacattctaacctggctgggagttgcacgtgggacctgggagctcacctggaaatgcggcccatcctccccattccctccccacccaggagctgcctatttccatggaaagatgaacaactttgttgcagaaaccagagctgccagccctttgaagacccccagcctttgcaaatctccagcccgcATTACCTGTAAAACTGCCCATTTGGAACTTTCTTTTGCCCACTTCCCCaggtaatctttgtccttctacccaatataagcagctggcttatggtggggggtggggggaagagcagATTttcgtggatgacctgctgctctcccacactACCAGTAGTACTGGGATAAACGCTCATATAGGTtcagccctgtctctgctgaattggctcaagtagtgacagcagcccggacccattgattgtccagttacaTTTTTATTCCTAAAAGGTTCCGGGTTGGGCCAGGGTTGCACAGAACCGACTCAAGGCTCAGTGTAATCAAAATGATATTTATTCAAGGCACCTGGATGCAGGTGGACTGAGTCAGGCGGCTTCTGAGAAAGGAGTCAATTCCgaaatgggggggggaggagaaagctTTTTATGGGCCTGGGGAAAGCTGCAGGCTTCAGCTGACATTTGTATGGGGGCCGTGCTGCAGGCGGCTTCTGTTGACGCACGTACGTATCTGGACTGGGCTGCAGGCGGCTTCTGCTGAGCACATATCTGGTCGGTGCAAGAGTTGTGGTCTCAGAAGTTCCTGTAAGATATTCGCTCAAGAGGAACATGTTTTTACAAGGCTCAGGCTTCCAGAATGAGTTTCCCTTTGACATTTGTTAGATTTTTGTAAGACTCAAGCCTTGTGTTCTCCGGTGAACCCTTTCAATTCCCTCAGTCAACATGGTGAGGACCAAAGCACATTGGGATTGTATCAGCGGCACCTAAAGTACTTTCCTGCAAGTAACAAGGAAAGAGCCTGAGAACATCATTAACATGGGTCCTGTTTTCACTTCTTCCAATAAATCAATTGGTAGTTGATTTCAACCTGAGTGTCCTGCAACTAGGTTGAGCGAACTTCTCTAAAGATGCCAGAtcccccctcaccacccccaccacccccacccccagtcagtgTTCTCCAAAGGCACATCTGGAAACACAAGGGCCACGAGCTAGTAACAGGGCTCGCCGGAGCTCGATGTGGAGCGCAAGAGCTCCGTAAAGGGATTTAGTAAGAGATGGACCCTTTTTGCCATGGAAACACTGTTGTGATCAGTAAGGCCCTCACAAGTTCATTTAACCTGTACTGTTCACTTCTGCACATTTGCAGTGAGAAGTATTAGAAAACACTGGCCTGGCTAGTATGGTTCTGTGGTTGAGTGCTtatctaggaaccaggaggtcacggttcgattcccggtcagggcacatgccccagttgtgggcttgatccccagtaggggacatgcaggaggcagccaatcaatgattctctctcaccattgatgtttctatccctctctccctttcccttcctctctgataaaaaaacaagcaaacaaacaattcTGGTGCAAGAGAGATGATTAAACAATAGCGTAAGCAGTGGTTCTGCATAATGTGGAAGCCTCGTGCCCGGTGCCCCTGCTcagtcctgccctctcccccctacACTCCTCTCTTGCTGGTTCCCTTTCTGTTCTGGAACCTGCTGAACTGCTTTCCTGCTTCAGGGTCTCAGGAACCTGAGCAATCAGACCACCTCCACCCCTGGCTGAAGTCACTTTTGAGAATTTTTCAGATCATCTTTTCTAATTAGGATCTCAACTCCCTCATTCTCTATTCCGGTGCCCTTTCTTTCTTACTTACCACAATTTATAATGACCGATTTGACTACTATCTATCCATCcacattgtaaaatataaaattacatatttattggtTTGTGTGCTCATTGTCTGTCTCTAGAATGTAAACTTTATGATGACGTTATTCATTACGATAGCCCCAGAACCTTGTCAAATGTTGGCTCTCTGAGTAGCACTAGAACAACCCGTTGACAAGACCAAGTTTATTACTTATCCCTTAACAGTCTGACTGTTTTATAGGTAATacgggctggagatttgcaaagatCTGGGcatatgcaaaggctgggggtcttcaaagggttGTTTGGGGCTGCTTCAGAGTCATAGCGTAATCATTAAGATGAACACAGAGAAATGAAGATTTTGAGGTGAGGGATTCAGTCTAACAGTGCAAACGGTCAGTTGATGCCGTCTATTCAGGAAGTTCCTGGAATAAACAATAACATTAATTTTCAACATTCatcttaaatgtaaaagtcttgCAATAATAGTTATGCCCATGAAGAGAATGGAACAGCCGTGTTACTATAGATATAAGTTGTGTGAGTGTAGGTTTCAGTTTTCAACCTACTGCAGTGCCTTGGACATAATAGATGTTTAATAAACATTGTTGGTTGATTGAACAGAAAGATCCAAGGGGACAGGGATTACATATGTCTTTTCCTCTGTTTATACTCCATGACTAGTGCAGTGTCGAGCattcaatgaatctctctctctctctctcttttttttttttttttttacaaatctaTTCCTAGAAATTGGGATTGTGTGAGTATGTAgccaattatttatttacttttcaataAGTTTAAATCCTTGAGGGGTACAGCACTACATGGACTCTGTGTCCATGGCCTTCGCAGGAGGGTTGCTTTGGAATTCGGCATGAACCATGCCACTGTTTCCACGAACACGAGTTACCTTTCCCCAGGTTTTGTTCAGTTTGCCACCTGGAGTCACTGTGTTGTTCTTTCCCTTGTACGTATAAGCACATCTCTTGCCTAGATAGAATTCAGGTTCCTGTTGACAATAAGCACCTTCAATTTTAAGAACTGTGTGCAACCTCTGGTTCCAGAGACCCCACTTAAAGCCagcagagccctagccggtttggctcagtggataaagcgtcgtcctgtgaactgaaaggtcccaggttcaattccggtcaagggcacatgccagggttgtgggttcgatccccagtgggggacttgcaggaggcagctgatccaccatgattctctttcatgatggatatttctttctctctctctctccctcttccttcctctctgaaatcaataaaaatatatttaaaaaataataataaaataaagccagCAGAAATGGCCTTGAACCATAGCTttccaggcatttttttttaatttttaaaaaaatatattttattgattttttacagagaagaagggagagggatagaaagtcagaaacatcaatgagagagatcgatcagctgcctcctgcatgccccccccagtggggacgtgcctgcaaccaaggtacatgcccttgaccagaatcgaacccgggacccttgagtccgcaggccgacgctctatccactgagccaaaccggttcggctccaGGCATATTTTATTAGTCCTATTCCCAGAAGGCCTCCACAGACTCCAGGATGGTTGAGAGAGCTCagtaatatttcttaaaagaataaatgaatgaatgaatggacaaatgGATTTTAGTGCGTTGACATTTAACATAGGGGGAAAGAAGACGCACAGGAGATTTTGGTGAAAAGCCCAGAAGGAATTCTGGTCATTTTCTGGAT
The genomic region above belongs to Myotis daubentonii chromosome 16, mMyoDau2.1, whole genome shotgun sequence and contains:
- the TNFSF12 gene encoding tumor necrosis factor ligand superfamily member 12 isoform X1 gives rise to the protein MAARRSLRQRGRTGEPGTALLAPLMLGLGLALACLGLLLAVVSLGGRASSSAQQEPAQGELVAEEDQDPLELSPQSEEGQDPVPFLNQLVRPRRSASKGRKTRARRVVAAHYEVHPQPGQDGAQAGVDGTVSGWEEAKINSSNPLRYDGRSGAFTVTRAGLYYLYCQVHFDEGKAVYLKLDLLVDDTLALRCLEEFSATASSHGSQLRLCQVSGLLPLRPGSSLRIRTLPWAHLKAAPFLTYFGLFQVH
- the TNFSF12 gene encoding tumor necrosis factor ligand superfamily member 12 isoform X2, which translates into the protein MAARRSLRQRGRTGEPGTALLAPLMLGLGLALACLGLLLAVVSLGGRASSSAQEPAQGELVAEEDQDPLELSPQSEEGQDPVPFLNQLVRPRRSASKGRKTRARRVVAAHYEVHPQPGQDGAQAGVDGTVSGWEEAKINSSNPLRYDGRSGAFTVTRAGLYYLYCQVHFDEGKAVYLKLDLLVDDTLALRCLEEFSATASSHGSQLRLCQVSGLLPLRPGSSLRIRTLPWAHLKAAPFLTYFGLFQVH